One Cystobacter fuscus DSM 2262 DNA segment encodes these proteins:
- a CDS encoding tRNA-uridine aminocarboxypropyltransferase, whose translation MRSLCLRCLRPQATCYCARVPRVDSRTHVVFLQHPRERRVAIGTARMAHLSLPNSELHVGVDFTGHARLAELAARPERVAVLFPGEEAMSLEEARANPPETLIVVDGTWPLARKLVKTNPLLAGLPRIGFVPRRPSNYRIRAEPADHCVSTIEAVVEVLGLLEGGQERFDTLLGAFDFMVDTQLERQSTREGPGRKRLYKAPWRPPLELRSIAEDFEHLVLLYAEANAHPQEENLPSELAHLVAVRPSTGERLEAVLAPRQPLARSTSLHVELSEAELLAGESVESGLARFQAFLRPGDKLAVWTMFALDLLRRDGFPVPEAVNVRLASARALKQKTGGVEQAAELLGGPRLEPWARGRAGRRIAALEAVVRALAERGRATEPPARRSMAQGHVPPERGGGH comes from the coding sequence GTGCGTTCTCTCTGTCTGCGGTGCCTTCGTCCCCAGGCCACGTGCTACTGCGCGCGCGTGCCCCGGGTGGACTCGCGCACCCACGTCGTCTTCCTCCAGCACCCCCGCGAGCGGCGGGTGGCCATCGGCACCGCCCGCATGGCGCACCTGTCCCTGCCCAACTCCGAGTTGCACGTGGGCGTGGACTTCACCGGCCACGCCCGCCTCGCCGAACTCGCCGCCCGTCCCGAGCGCGTCGCCGTCCTCTTCCCCGGCGAGGAAGCCATGTCCCTCGAGGAGGCGAGGGCGAACCCCCCCGAGACGCTCATCGTGGTGGATGGCACCTGGCCGCTCGCGCGCAAGCTGGTGAAGACCAACCCGCTGCTCGCGGGTCTGCCGCGCATCGGCTTCGTCCCGCGCCGCCCGAGCAACTACCGCATCCGCGCCGAGCCGGCCGACCACTGTGTCTCCACCATCGAGGCCGTGGTGGAGGTGCTGGGCCTGCTCGAGGGCGGCCAGGAGCGCTTCGACACGCTGCTCGGCGCCTTCGACTTCATGGTGGACACGCAGCTCGAGCGCCAGTCGACGCGCGAGGGCCCGGGGCGCAAGCGTCTCTACAAGGCTCCCTGGCGGCCGCCCCTGGAGCTGCGCTCGATCGCCGAGGACTTCGAGCACCTGGTGCTCCTCTACGCCGAGGCCAACGCGCACCCCCAGGAGGAGAACCTCCCCTCGGAGCTCGCGCACCTCGTGGCGGTGCGGCCCTCCACCGGCGAGCGTCTGGAGGCGGTGCTCGCGCCGCGCCAGCCGCTCGCGCGCAGCACGTCCCTGCACGTGGAGCTGTCCGAGGCGGAGCTGCTCGCGGGCGAGTCCGTGGAGTCGGGCCTCGCGCGCTTCCAGGCCTTCCTGCGCCCGGGGGACAAGCTCGCGGTGTGGACGATGTTCGCGTTGGATCTGCTGCGGCGCGACGGCTTCCCCGTGCCCGAGGCGGTCAACGTGCGGCTCGCGAGCGCGCGGGCGCTCAAGCAGAAGACGGGCGGGGTGGAACAGGCGGCGGAGCTGCTGGGGGGGCCTCGGCTCGAGCCCTGGGCTCGGGGGCGCGCCGGCCGGCGCATCGCGGCCCTGGAGGCGGT
- a CDS encoding peptidoglycan recognition protein family protein, with amino-acid sequence MEDRGWDDVGYHYLVHPKGTIYEGRDLRYKGSHVEGANTSKVGILMMGDFDHNWWDFDDDDLSKTQLDAASKLILTLKTEFPTLRLLGGHRDYKKTTECPGEVMYKHLKAFRSALKLGGP; translated from the coding sequence ATGGAGGACAGAGGTTGGGATGACGTCGGGTACCACTACCTCGTCCATCCCAAGGGAACCATCTACGAAGGGCGCGACCTGAGGTACAAAGGCTCCCACGTCGAGGGGGCCAACACGTCCAAGGTGGGCATCCTGATGATGGGAGACTTCGACCATAACTGGTGGGACTTCGACGATGATGATCTCTCGAAGACCCAGCTCGATGCCGCCTCGAAGCTCATCCTCACCTTGAAGACCGAGTTCCCCACCCTCCGGCTCTTGGGTGGGCACCGCGATTACAAGAAGACCACGGAGTGTCCCGGTGAGGTCATGTACAAGCATCTGAAGGCCTTCCGCAGCGCGCTGAAGCTGGGTGGACCGTGA